Within Pseudomonadales bacterium, the genomic segment TATAGCTATGCCCATAAACTGCGTATGCAAATGCAATATCAGGGAGAGCTTCGTGCTATCGGTGATGTTTTACAAGATCAACTTTTCTATTTATATCGAGTTGGTTTTAATAGCTTTGCTATGCGCGCCGATCAGAACTTAGAACAATCATTAGAGCGATTAAAAGACTTTAGCATCAGCTATCAGGGCGCTGTACAACAACCA encodes:
- a CDS encoding DUF934 domain-containing protein codes for the protein YSYAHKLRMQMQYQGELRAIGDVLQDQLFYLYRVGFNSFAMRADQNLEQSLERLKDFSISYQGAVQQPSPLFAQR